A stretch of the Lolium perenne isolate Kyuss_39 chromosome 3, Kyuss_2.0, whole genome shotgun sequence genome encodes the following:
- the LOC127341115 gene encoding LEAF RUST 10 DISEASE-RESISTANCEUS RECEPTOR-LIKE PROTEIN KINASE-like 1.2, translating into MPMLWLLLLPLASLLRSATSGGNTSCAQATCGNLTIGYPFSLAGAQPLYCGYPVFDLTCDAGLGRAYLSRTFRDRLFHVVDISYAKNSMVTAIAGDGGCPVPDFNVSASLALFPFKISAANKRLVFFYDCHVPSELRLPRSCGNRTMGTYISGLWNGVDSLQPGVSRNCVSVSVPVRGAMEPPRQHYEQLISDGFLLDLPPPLGDCDGCRRVHGECRLLDRLSFQCFCPDGKLCPSFAQSNSTTHPDRGNFKLKIIGTGIATALLSLIVLSIVCMVHNVRRKRKRSASLDGLTIDGGSPLASPKKEFTLAGSLLTHIFTYEELDEATDRFSDTRVLGSGGFGTVYKGILRDRSVVAVKRLYKNSYKSVEQFENEVDILSRLRHPNLVAFYGCTSSQGSCCRDLLLAYEFVPNGTLADHLHCGGEAPLLAWPTRLSIAVEVAAALAYLHARQVVHRDVKTSNILLDEEFHVKLADFGLSRLFAPDATHVSTAPQGTPGYVDPAYHHRYQLTDKSDVYSFGVVLVELVSSRPAVDMARDGADVNLACMAVRMIQCCEIDRLVDLRLGYGSAASETVKTVDLVAEVAFRCLQPEQDVRPCISEVLDVLREAHQRMMEKADCAARDAELLKESRDDSPDSVMHQWISPATTYNHST; encoded by the exons ATGCCGATGCTCTGGCTGCTGCTCCTCCCGCTCGCCTCCTTGCTGCGCTCAGCTACTAGCGGCGGCAACACGAGCTGCGCGCAGGCGACATGCGGGAACCTGACCATCGGGTACCCCTTCTCCCTCGCCGGCGCGCAGCCGCTCTACTGCGGTTACCCGGTCTTCGACCTCACCTGCGACGCCGGCCTGGGCCGCGCCTACCTGAGCAGGACGTTCAGGGACCGCCTCTTCCACGTCGTCGACATATCCTACGCGAAAAATTCCATGGTAACAGCCATCGCCGGCGACGGCGGCTGCCCTGTCCCCGACTTCAACGTGTCAGCCAGCCTCGCCCTCTTCCCGTTCAAGATCAGCGCGGCCAACAAGCGCCTCGTGTTCTTCTACGACTGCCACGTGCCTTCCGAGCTCCGGCTGCCGCGGTCGTGCGGAAACCGCACCATGGGAACCTACATCTCCGGTCTCTGGAACGGCGTTGACTCGCTGCAGCCGGGGGTTTCGAGGAACTGTGTGTCGGTGAGCGTGCCGGTGCGTGGAGCAATGGAGCCGCCTCGTCAGCACTACGAACAGCTGATCTCCGACGGGTTCCTCCTGGACCTGCCGCCGCCGCTGGGAGACTGCGATGGCTGCAGACGGGTGCACGGGGAGTGCAGGTTGTTGGATCGACTCTCGTTCCAGTGCTTCTGCCCCGACGGGAAGCTCTGCCCCAGTTTTGCCCAATCCAACTCAACTACTCATCCAG ATAGAGGAAATTTTAAGCTCAAGATCATTGGGACAG GAATCGCAACGGCTCTGCTTAGTCTCATTGTACTTAGCATTGTCTGCATGGTCCACAATGTCCGAAGGAAGAGAAAGCGATCTGCTTCACTTGATGGTCTCACCATCGATGGAGGCTCGCCGCTAGCATCACCCAAGAAGGAGTTCACCCTCGCCGGCTCACTGCTAACTCATAtcttcacctacgaggagcttgaCGAGGCCACTGACAGATTTAGCGACACACGCGTGCTCGGTTCCGGTGGTTTTGGGACAGTCTACAAAG GGATTCTCCGGGACAGGAGCGTGGTGGCGGTAAAGCGTCTGTACAAGAACAGCTACAAGAGTGTAGAGCAGTTCGAAAACGAGGTGGATATCCTCTCGCGGCTGCGCCACCCCAACCTTGTTGCGTTCTATGGCTGCACCTCCTCCCAGGGCAGCTGCTGCCGCGACCTCCTCCTCGCCTACGAGTTCGTCCCCAATGGCACCCTCGCTGACCATCTCCACTGCGGTGGTGAGGCGCCCCTCCTCGCATGGCCAACCCGCCTCAGTATCGCGGTTGAGGTGGCTGCTGCACTAGCCTATCTTCATGCGCGCCAGGTCGTGCACCGTGACGTCAAGACAAGCAACATCCTCCTCGACGAAGAGTTCCATGTGAAGCTGGCTGACTTCGGGCTGTCGCGGCTGTTCGCTCCCGATGCCACCCACGTCTCGACGGCGCCGCAGGGCACGCCGGGATATGTCGACCCGGCGTACCACCACAGGTACCAGCTCACTGACAAGAGCGACGTGTACAGCTTCGGCGTGGTGCTCGTGGAACTCGTCTCCTCCAGGCCGGCGGTGGACATGGCCCGGGACGGCGCCGACGTGAACCTGGCCTGCATGGCCGTGCGCATGATCCAGTGCTGCGAGATAGACCGGCTGGTTGACCTACGGCTCGGGTACGGGTCGGCGGCAAGCGAGACGGTGAAGACGGTGGACCTCGTGGCCGAGGTAGCGTTCCGGTGCCTGCAGCCGGAGCAGGACGTGCGGCCGTGCATCAGTGAGGTGTTGGATGTGCTCAGAGAGGCGCATCAGAGGATGATGGAGAAGGCAGATTGTGCCGCCAGAGATGCAGAGTTGCTGAAGGAGAGCAGGGACGACTCGCCTGACTCCGTCATGCACCAGTGGATCAGCCCAGCCACGACCTACAATCACAGCACATGA
- the LOC127341114 gene encoding 16.9 kDa class I heat shock protein 1-like, with product MSIVRRNSVFDPFSVDLWTDPFDTFRSIIPAISGNSETAAFTNARVDWKETSEAHVFKADLPGVKKEEVKVEVEDGNVLVISGERTKEKEDKNDKWHRVERSSGKFVRRFRLPENAKVEEVKAGLENGVLTVTVPKAEVKKPEAKAIEISG from the coding sequence ATGTCGATCGTGAGGCGCAACAGCGTGTTCGACCCCTTCTCAGTCGACCTCTGGACCGATCCCTTCGACACCTTCCGCTCCATCATCCCGGCAATCTCCGGTAACAGCGAGACGGCCGCTTTCACCAACGCCCGCGTGGACTGGAAGGAGACATCGGAGGCGCACGTCTTCAAGGCGGATCTCCCTGGCGTGAAGAAGGAGGAGGtcaaggtggaggtggaggacggcAACGTGCTGGTCATCAGCGGCGAGCGCACCAAAGAGAAGGAGGACAAGAACGACAAGTGGCACCGCGTCGAGCGCAGCAGCGGCAAGTTCGTCAGGCGCTTCCGCCTGCCGGAGAACGCCAAGGTGGAGGAGGTGAAGGCCGGGCTGGAGAACGGTGTGCTCACCGTCACCGTGCCAAAGGCAGAGGTGAAGAAGCCCGAGGCGAAGGCCATCGAGATTTCCGGCTAA